One segment of Vibrio gazogenes DNA contains the following:
- a CDS encoding carbohydrate ABC transporter permease, protein MASVVGVSAEQEKSNHSYVENDRTIRREKINAAIRYTILITVGFMMLYPLLWMFSAAMKPNHEIFSSMNLIPSEWRLDGFINGWKTGTEYTFGHYIFNTFAYVLPKVFVTVVSSTIVAYGFARFDIPWKKFWFATLIATILLPQSVLLIPQYLMFREMGLLDTYLPLYLPFAFATQGFFVFMLIQFLRGVPTDMEEAAMIDGCNSFQVLWHVVVPVIRPAIISVALFQFMWSVNDFLGPLIYISSVEKYPIALALKMSIDVTEGARWNEILAMASIAIIPSILVFFMSQKYFVEGVTSSGIKG, encoded by the coding sequence ATGGCTTCAGTTGTTGGTGTCTCTGCCGAACAGGAAAAAAGTAATCATAGCTATGTGGAGAATGATCGCACCATTCGCCGTGAAAAAATCAATGCAGCAATTCGTTATACGATTCTGATCACTGTCGGTTTCATGATGCTCTATCCGTTGCTATGGATGTTTTCTGCCGCCATGAAACCGAACCATGAAATCTTCTCGTCGATGAATCTGATTCCAAGTGAATGGCGTCTCGATGGGTTCATCAATGGGTGGAAGACCGGAACGGAGTACACATTTGGTCACTATATTTTCAACACTTTTGCTTACGTGTTACCGAAAGTCTTCGTGACGGTTGTGTCGTCAACCATTGTCGCGTATGGGTTTGCCCGGTTTGACATTCCATGGAAAAAGTTTTGGTTTGCCACGCTCATCGCGACGATCTTGTTGCCGCAATCGGTTCTGTTGATCCCACAGTATTTGATGTTTCGTGAGATGGGATTGCTCGACACCTATTTGCCGCTTTATTTGCCTTTTGCATTTGCAACACAGGGATTTTTTGTCTTCATGCTGATCCAGTTTTTGCGCGGGGTTCCGACTGATATGGAAGAGGCCGCCATGATTGATGGATGTAATTCTTTTCAGGTGCTCTGGCATGTCGTTGTGCCGGTCATTCGTCCTGCCATTATCTCCGTGGCACTGTTCCAGTTTATGTGGTCGGTGAACGACTTCCTTGGCCCGCTTATCTACATTTCCAGCGTTGAAAAGTACCCCATTGCCCTAGCGCTGAAAATGTCCATTGATGTGACGGAAGGTGCAAGGTGGAACGAAATTCTGGCCATGGCTTCAATCGCTATCATTCCTTCAATTCTGGTGTTCTTTATGTCACAGAAATATTTTGTCGAAGGCGTCACCAGCAGCGGTATTAAAGGTTAA
- a CDS encoding ABC transporter substrate-binding protein has protein sequence MNNKVLITLISAVIATSSVAVQAQTELRMSWWGGNNRHQATLKALEKFQEKYPDIKVKGEYTGWDGHLSRLTTQIAGNTEPDVMQTNWNWMPIFSRDGNGFYDMNAQAETLHLFNFPGALGLTTIDGKLNGLPVSMTSRVFFYNRNTWMKAGVGYPHSWDELMKVGLTFKEKLGEDYYPLVIEARDIFAMNRSYFIQKYGKDIINHDTNLINFNQEEMAQFFQLYVDQVKHHLFPSTKEFASYGKGNMYEMRPWIDGRFGGLYMWDTAIGKYAANLAPPMMLELGPYPMLDGATDSGLLARPSMMFSIGRNTKHPKEAALLVDFLLNDPAGVKAMGLARGMPISLTGFKTLQDDGQIDDKSLSYQGYRLAQQLPKHIIPTPYTDNAQLLELFEESMQQLDYGQTDVEGAAKNFLRRGNRVLKRIAD, from the coding sequence ATGAACAACAAGGTACTGATTACACTGATTTCTGCTGTTATTGCAACTTCCTCTGTGGCTGTACAGGCCCAAACCGAACTACGGATGTCGTGGTGGGGAGGTAATAACCGTCACCAAGCGACGCTGAAAGCGCTGGAAAAATTTCAGGAAAAATATCCTGATATTAAAGTGAAAGGCGAATATACCGGCTGGGATGGGCATTTGTCCCGTCTGACGACGCAAATTGCCGGTAATACTGAACCGGATGTTATGCAGACCAACTGGAACTGGATGCCGATTTTCTCCCGCGATGGTAATGGCTTTTATGACATGAATGCCCAAGCTGAAACGCTGCATTTGTTTAATTTCCCCGGTGCTCTCGGACTGACAACGATTGATGGTAAATTGAATGGTCTGCCGGTCAGTATGACGTCTCGCGTGTTCTTTTATAATCGCAATACGTGGATGAAAGCGGGCGTCGGTTATCCTCATTCATGGGATGAGCTGATGAAAGTCGGGCTGACTTTTAAAGAAAAGCTCGGTGAGGATTACTATCCGCTGGTTATTGAAGCCCGTGATATTTTTGCCATGAACCGTTCTTATTTTATTCAGAAATATGGCAAAGACATCATCAATCACGACACCAACTTGATCAACTTTAACCAAGAAGAAATGGCTCAGTTCTTCCAGCTTTATGTCGATCAGGTTAAACATCACCTTTTCCCATCAACCAAAGAGTTTGCTTCTTACGGCAAAGGGAATATGTATGAGATGCGTCCGTGGATCGATGGTCGCTTTGGTGGCCTGTACATGTGGGACACTGCCATTGGTAAATATGCAGCGAACTTAGCCCCACCGATGATGCTGGAACTCGGGCCTTATCCAATGCTTGATGGTGCGACAGACTCCGGATTGTTGGCCAGACCTTCGATGATGTTCTCTATCGGGCGGAACACCAAGCACCCGAAAGAAGCAGCGTTGCTGGTTGACTTTTTACTCAACGATCCTGCGGGCGTGAAAGCAATGGGCTTGGCTCGCGGTATGCCGATCAGTCTGACAGGATTTAAAACTTTACAGGATGATGGTCAGATTGATGATAAAAGCCTGTCTTATCAGGGCTATCGTTTAGCTCAGCAATTACCGAAGCATATTATTCCGACACCCTATACCGATAATGCACAGTTACTGGAGTTATTTGAAGAGTCAATGCAGCAACTGGATTATGGTCAGACGGATGTAGAAGGCGCAGCTAAAAACTTCCTGCGTCGTGGTAACCGAGTGTTGAAACGGATTGCTGATTAA
- a CDS encoding ABC transporter ATP-binding protein encodes MAEVKFNKLEKVYSNGFKAVHGVDLTIHDGEFMVIVGPSGCAKSTTLRMLAGLENVTGGEIVIGGQVVNNLAPKDRGIAMVFQNYALYPHMTVRENLGFGLKLQKLPKDEINQRVEEAANVLEIEELLDRLPRQLSGGQAQRVAVGRAIVKKPDVFLFDEPLSNLDAKLRASMRVRITDLHRHLKRENHPATAVYVTHDQTEAMTMGDRICVMKQGEIMQVDTPDELYNNPVNMFVAGFIGAPEMNMCDVTLLEQGDDMAVQLDDQILHLPLHKAATIRSHGYQHTVLGIRPDSITLALTEPGSNQQTIIGDVIRMENMGHEVYVHFLVGEHPFIARIPIDDVRDKLNMELRKGVTFVVDMNKAHIFDKETEQNISIQQ; translated from the coding sequence ATGGCGGAAGTGAAGTTTAACAAATTAGAGAAAGTCTACTCGAACGGTTTTAAAGCAGTCCATGGTGTTGATTTAACCATTCATGACGGTGAGTTTATGGTGATCGTCGGTCCTTCCGGCTGTGCCAAATCGACGACATTACGGATGCTTGCCGGTCTGGAAAATGTAACTGGTGGCGAAATCGTGATTGGTGGACAGGTCGTCAATAACTTGGCCCCGAAAGATCGGGGCATTGCGATGGTCTTCCAGAATTATGCGTTGTATCCGCATATGACGGTACGGGAAAATCTTGGTTTTGGTCTGAAACTACAAAAACTACCCAAGGATGAAATTAACCAGCGCGTTGAAGAAGCTGCAAATGTGCTTGAAATCGAGGAACTACTTGACCGTTTGCCAAGGCAGTTATCCGGTGGTCAGGCACAACGTGTTGCTGTCGGGCGGGCGATTGTCAAAAAACCTGATGTTTTTCTGTTCGATGAACCGCTCTCAAACCTCGATGCCAAGTTGCGGGCATCCATGCGGGTTCGGATCACTGATCTGCATCGTCATCTGAAGCGTGAAAATCATCCGGCAACAGCGGTTTATGTTACCCATGATCAAACTGAGGCAATGACGATGGGGGATCGCATCTGCGTCATGAAGCAGGGCGAGATCATGCAAGTTGATACACCGGATGAACTATACAACAACCCCGTCAATATGTTTGTGGCCGGATTTATTGGTGCGCCGGAGATGAACATGTGTGATGTCACACTCTTAGAACAGGGCGATGACATGGCAGTCCAGCTTGATGATCAAATTTTACACCTCCCCCTGCATAAAGCGGCCACCATCCGTAGCCATGGTTATCAGCATACCGTGTTAGGTATTCGTCCGGATAGCATTACGCTTGCGCTGACGGAGCCGGGAAGCAATCAACAGACCATTATCGGGGATGTGATTCGTATGGAAAACATGGGGCATGAAGTGTATGTCCATTTTCTGGTCGGAGAGCATCCATTCATTGCCAGAATCCCGATCGATGATGTCCGGGATAAGCTCAATATGGAATTAAGGAAAGGCGTGACGTTTGTGGTGGACATGAACAAAGCACACATTTTCGACAAGGAGACGGAACAGAATATCTCTATACAACAATAA
- a CDS encoding carbohydrate ABC transporter permease — protein MYESRKLGLAYLSPYIIGLLVFTAFPFVSSFLMSFTDYDLMTSPEYVGIENYRYMLTEDDLFWKSMSVTFLYVFLTIPVKLAFALFIAFILNFKLRGIRFFRTAYYIPSILGSSIAIAVLWRALFAIDGVLNGMLALVGVDAVNWLGEPSFALFSITLLRAWQFGSAMVIFLAALQNVPQSQYEAALIDGASKWQMFIKVTVPLITPVIFFNFIMQTTQAFQEFTAPYVITGGGPMKSTYLISLYIYETAFKFFDMGYGSALAWALFIVVAIFTSITFRSSKYWVFYSGDKGGK, from the coding sequence ATGTATGAAAGTCGTAAGCTGGGACTTGCTTACTTGTCGCCTTATATTATCGGGCTATTGGTTTTTACTGCATTTCCCTTTGTATCGTCATTTCTGATGAGTTTTACCGATTACGATCTGATGACGTCACCAGAATACGTCGGTATTGAAAACTATCGGTATATGTTGACGGAAGATGACCTGTTCTGGAAATCAATGAGTGTCACATTTTTATATGTGTTCCTGACTATTCCAGTGAAGTTGGCATTTGCCTTATTCATTGCATTTATCTTGAACTTTAAGTTACGAGGGATTCGCTTTTTCAGAACGGCATATTATATCCCTTCAATCCTTGGGAGTAGTATTGCCATTGCAGTTTTATGGCGGGCATTGTTTGCCATCGACGGGGTATTAAACGGCATGTTAGCCCTCGTTGGTGTCGATGCAGTGAACTGGCTTGGTGAACCATCTTTTGCGCTATTTTCGATCACGCTGTTGCGCGCCTGGCAGTTTGGGTCGGCCATGGTGATTTTTTTGGCGGCTTTGCAGAATGTCCCTCAATCTCAGTATGAAGCGGCATTAATTGATGGTGCCAGCAAATGGCAGATGTTTATCAAGGTCACGGTGCCTCTTATTACGCCAGTCATTTTTTTCAACTTTATTATGCAAACCACACAGGCTTTCCAAGAGTTTACCGCACCTTATGTGATTACTGGTGGCGGGCCGATGAAGTCAACCTATCTGATCTCTCTCTACATCTACGAAACAGCATTTAAGTTTTTTGATATGGGGTACGGAAGTGCACTGGCATGGGCGCTGTTTATTGTCGTCGCAATATTTACATCAATCACATTCCGTTCTTCGAAGTACTGGGTGTTCTATTCAGGTGACAAGGGAGGTAAATAA